The Streptomyces sp. P9-A4 genome contains a region encoding:
- the pruA gene encoding L-glutamate gamma-semialdehyde dehydrogenase, translating to MDAVTQVPAPVNEPVHSYAPGSPERARLEVKLKELAENPRELPMTIGGVKRLGGGEEFKVVQPHNHKAVIGTLRGATEQDAQDAIDAALAAAPAWRAMAFDDRAAIILRAAELLAGPWRETLAASTMLGQSKTAQQAEIDTPCELVDFWRFNVAYARQILAEQPPANSPGVWNRLDHRPLEGFVYAITPFNFTAIAGNLPTAPALMGNVVVWKPSPTQTHSAVLLMELLEEAGLPKGVINLVTGDGIAVSEVALNHRDLAGIHFTGSTKTFQHLWKTVGNNIEKYRSYPRIVGETGGKDFVVAHPSADRAILKTALNRGSFEFQGQKCSASSRAYVPASIWNDGFKEEFAAEIDGITMGDVTDLSNFIGAVIDERSFAKNKAAIDRAAADPTCEIIAGGTYDDSVGYFVRPTVIACTDPENEVFKAEYFGPILAIHVYEDDQYDAMLTQMESVSDYALTGSVISGDRAAAAYTMEKLRFAAGNFYINDKSTGAVVGQQPFGGGRASGTNDKAGAPQNLMRWTLTRAIKETLVPPTEYGYPHMG from the coding sequence ATGGACGCTGTCACCCAGGTCCCCGCTCCGGTCAACGAGCCGGTGCACAGCTACGCCCCCGGCTCCCCGGAGCGCGCCCGCCTCGAGGTCAAGCTCAAGGAGCTGGCGGAGAACCCGCGCGAGCTGCCGATGACCATCGGCGGCGTGAAGCGCCTCGGCGGCGGCGAGGAGTTCAAGGTCGTCCAGCCGCACAACCACAAGGCCGTCATCGGCACCCTCCGCGGCGCCACCGAGCAGGACGCCCAGGACGCCATCGACGCGGCCCTGGCCGCGGCCCCGGCCTGGCGCGCGATGGCCTTCGACGACCGCGCCGCGATCATCCTGCGCGCCGCCGAGCTGCTGGCCGGCCCGTGGCGCGAGACGCTGGCCGCGTCCACCATGCTCGGCCAGTCGAAGACCGCCCAGCAGGCCGAGATCGACACCCCGTGCGAGCTCGTCGACTTCTGGCGCTTCAACGTGGCGTACGCCCGTCAGATCCTCGCCGAGCAGCCGCCGGCGAACTCCCCGGGTGTGTGGAACCGTCTGGACCACCGCCCGCTCGAGGGCTTCGTCTACGCGATCACGCCGTTCAACTTCACGGCCATCGCGGGCAACCTGCCCACCGCCCCCGCCCTCATGGGCAACGTGGTGGTCTGGAAGCCGTCCCCGACGCAGACCCACTCCGCCGTGCTCCTCATGGAGCTCCTGGAGGAGGCCGGCCTGCCGAAGGGCGTCATCAACCTGGTGACCGGCGACGGCATCGCCGTCTCCGAGGTGGCCCTGAACCACCGCGACCTGGCCGGCATCCACTTCACCGGCTCGACCAAGACCTTCCAGCACCTGTGGAAGACGGTCGGCAACAACATCGAGAAGTACCGTTCGTACCCGCGGATCGTCGGTGAGACCGGCGGCAAGGACTTCGTCGTCGCCCACCCGAGCGCCGACCGCGCGATCCTGAAGACCGCGCTGAACCGCGGCTCCTTCGAGTTCCAGGGCCAGAAGTGCTCCGCGTCCTCGCGTGCGTACGTCCCGGCGTCCATCTGGAACGACGGGTTCAAGGAGGAGTTCGCGGCCGAGATCGACGGCATCACCATGGGTGACGTCACCGATCTGTCGAACTTCATCGGCGCCGTCATCGACGAGCGCTCGTTCGCCAAGAACAAGGCGGCGATCGACCGTGCGGCGGCCGACCCGACCTGCGAGATCATCGCCGGTGGCACGTACGACGACTCGGTGGGCTACTTCGTCCGCCCGACCGTCATCGCCTGCACCGACCCGGAGAACGAGGTCTTCAAGGCGGAGTACTTCGGCCCGATCCTCGCGATCCACGTGTACGAGGACGACCAGTACGACGCGATGCTGACCCAGATGGAGTCGGTCTCGGACTACGCCCTCACCGGCTCGGTCATCTCCGGCGACCGCGCCGCGGCGGCGTACACGATGGAGAAGCTCCGCTTCGCGGCGGGCAACTTCTACATCAACGACAAGTCGACCGGCGCCGTCGTCGGCCAGCAGCCCTTCGGCGGCGGCCGTGCCTCGGGTACGAACGACAAGGCCGGCGCCCCGCAGAACCTGATGCGCTGGACGCTGACCCGCGCCATCAAGGAGACGCTGGTCCCGCCGACCGAGTACGGCTACCCCCACATGGGCTGA
- a CDS encoding alpha/beta fold hydrolase gives MSVLPTRHRTVTVRGHEIAYREAGPADAPVLLLLHGFPTSSHMFRDLIPPLAHAYRLIAPDHLGFGHSAAPSAADFDYTFAGLAALTAEFTEALGLDRFALYIQDYGAPIGLRLALAHPERITAIISQNGNAYEEGLGAEAWAPVLAMIADRTPETEEPVRGIRSPDGIRWQYETGVPAEYRDLLSPDAWHHDAALMAREGQDDIQLDLIADYGSNLALYPAFQEYFRTSRVPLLAVWGEGDQVFVPAGAEAFRRDLPDAEIHLLPTGHFALETHAPAVAELIGDFLKRRVPA, from the coding sequence ATGTCCGTGCTGCCGACCCGCCACCGCACCGTCACCGTCCGGGGCCACGAGATCGCCTACCGCGAGGCCGGTCCGGCCGACGCCCCCGTGCTGCTCCTGCTGCACGGCTTCCCCACCAGCTCGCACATGTTCCGCGACCTGATCCCCCCGCTCGCGCACGCGTACCGGCTGATCGCCCCCGACCACCTCGGCTTCGGACACAGCGCCGCCCCCTCCGCCGCCGACTTCGACTACACCTTCGCCGGACTGGCCGCGCTCACCGCCGAGTTCACCGAGGCCCTGGGCCTGGACCGGTTCGCGCTCTACATCCAGGACTACGGCGCCCCCATCGGCCTGCGCCTCGCCCTCGCCCACCCCGAGCGGATCACCGCGATCATCAGCCAGAACGGCAACGCCTACGAGGAGGGCCTCGGCGCCGAGGCCTGGGCCCCGGTCCTCGCGATGATCGCCGACCGCACACCGGAGACCGAGGAACCGGTGCGCGGCATCCGCTCCCCGGACGGCATCAGGTGGCAGTACGAGACGGGCGTCCCCGCCGAGTACCGGGACCTGCTCAGCCCCGACGCCTGGCACCACGACGCCGCCCTGATGGCCCGTGAGGGCCAGGACGACATCCAGTTGGACCTGATCGCCGACTACGGCTCCAACCTCGCCCTCTACCCGGCCTTCCAGGAGTACTTCCGCACCTCCCGGGTCCCCCTCCTCGCCGTCTGGGGCGAGGGCGACCAGGTCTTCGTCCCGGCGGGCGCCGAGGCCTTCCGCCGCGACCTCCCGGACGCCGAGATCCATCTGCTCCCCACGGGCCACTTCGCCCTGGAGACCCACGCGCCGGCGGTCGCGGAGCTGATCGGCGACTTCCTGAAGCGCCGGGTGCCCGCATGA